The Glycine max cultivar Williams 82 chromosome 17, Glycine_max_v4.0, whole genome shotgun sequence genome contains the following window.
TTAACTCCCTTTCACAGTtctatttaaaatgtaataatgTATCCTGGGTTTTTTGCTAAAAAGTAATTGTCGGAATTTGATTGCAGCTGATTAACTCATTAGCCATCAATAATACCGGTCGCAATCTGTTGGAGATATGGATCGGATCTGTAGAagtcatattcatgtgtaacaATGAAACACTGCATATTCAGCGATATATATGGCCTTAAAAATTCTGCAATTAATACAAAAGTATATAATTAAGTTAGCAAGGTTTTTCGTATAACTTTTACGGATTTACCATGCAGCTTGCTGGGACCCGGCCCTTGATGTTAGGAAGAATTTTTCAACTGATATGCGCAGATTCTTCAACTGCTCTTAGATTTCGGCATCCATATCCAGTAACATTAGTTGTATTGTCCTGTTTTTGttgttccttttatttttcacccctcatatatatatatgcagagATATTTCTCATTTTGTGTTACGTTCCAATCTATAAGACTAATGTTTAAtgttgcttctttctttttataagatttaatttataatatttcttgtattaattatttttaaattaaaaatatttcataattttagaaaaaattataaatttaagataaattattatcaattaaattaattatttttttaattttttaggaattagttaaatgaatattatatataaaaacaaaggaAGTAACCAAAAAATTTAGTTCATTTGATTAAGAATGAtatgtaaatattataaatttcatcGTATTGGGTTGAATTCCTACAAATAAACAATTATCTATCTTTATCACAATTTTTCTTCCAGAGGATTAGCTTTAATTTACCCAAGATTCATCGCACTTAAttaatgatcatttttttttacatcattacTTATGAGTATCTCACATTGAATCAAAACTGGAGTTGCGTGATCAtcgaaaaaatgatttttgattttgtaaAGATGGGGAGATATTAGTTTCACATTTGCTGTTATATCATTTTCAGACAACGTTTATGGTACAGGATTAATTATTAGCTTTTATGCGAGATTCATCGTACCTATTATTACTACAGTAGTATTATGAGTATGAGTAtctcaaaataaatcaaaatcgaATTGTGTGATCATTGACAAAATTATTTTGGGTTTTGTCAAGATTCATTTGGTGAGCTTGATTTCGTGAATTGCGTTCAAAATCTTCGTCTGTTCGAGCTAGGCGCACTCATAAGCGAGAACATATGGTAGAGACACATAGGCGAATCTGGGCTTAGAAAATTGAGCAATTGAATTGAATATTCAGCAAAACAAGCCATGCATATCTGACACTGTCCCCATGTTTGATTCAATCAGAGCAGGTTGTGATTGTAAGCTAAGAGATCTTTtcactttggagaaattttcGGATTCTGCTTAATtggagcatatatatatatatatatatatatatattctcactATGCGGCTGAGAGTGGTCTTGCTTCCCTACGAGCCTTGAGAAATGGTCTTTTAAGATATCTTAGCCAGGAAAGGTAGATCATATATAACTTGTTCTCAACGGACACGACACGCAAACAAGCTTAATTTGGCCTctataaaaaaaagcaaattcTTCCTTATCCCGTGAATGCActtgttcaatcaaaatatgtAATACGTAACTAAATTTTACTGGTTACCAAAAATTAACTTTAGGAGATTCAATACTAACAAGATTAATGGTAGATGACtgagttttctatttttcaaacattattattaataaagttgATAAATGATTGGGTTGTTTAAATATGCGGATAGAGATTTGATTTTTTGATtgtgaatatgaaaaaaaaaaccttattaaGAAAGACAActcatttcaataatttttgtctcaaatgttaattttatgatttttgacaataaaaatactttacttccaaaaaaaaaaactttaggaATTCCagccataattttattttgttgcatcCTATCATTAGCATAAATTTGGGGAAACTCTAGCCCTTTCTTTGGTAAAGGGCCAGGGGACAGATCGAGTGGAGAGGGAAAAAATAATGTGTCTAGATGAGAAGAAATGAAAGAGgagtttccttaaaaaaaatgatgaaagataatgaaatttaaaattgtggGGTTCACTGTTTCTTTTTATAGGAGGGGTCACTGGttattatattctattttttttaaaaaaagactatataatgtaaaataatctcATACAATCTAatcataatttatcatatataatatatttattattttttataataattattttaaaatttatactaataataattttatgattgaaTGTCTCTAAAAATGCTttacattataaattataaatttatgattattaaaCTCTTCTATTATTTTACTTACTTATTTAcacttatttatcttttttttcttaaatcaaacacttttatttttattctatttctcacctattttttttaattttattttttagtcatttTCCCCTATCAAATGGACTTTATAAGAGTTGAATGTTGAAAGGTgtgataaaagagagaaaaaaacacaCGAATTTTATCcgattcattttctttctctttctattgGAAAAAATCCAAATCCATCATAGGATCAGGAGGACGAACCGTCACCAAATCAGGTGGTGGTTTGGTAAGCTCACAAACATCTCTATTAACTACAACAATGCttatctgctttttttttttttaatgcatatttaTCTGCTTTATCACTTCATTATTTCGGTAAGGGCCGGGGGAATAAGGTATcaacacttattttattttattttataaggtaTCAACACTAACATTAGAAAACTTCAATATTTCTTATAGTTCCATACCAAATAAACTCCCCACCGTAATCTTGGGGATATTtatgtctttaatttttattttattttttacaacacGAATTATGACATTTTATCAAACACTCATATTTATCATGCCCTCCACTAATACCCGACGCCGTCCAGAATCGTCTAAGGTATCCACTGGAGACATTAATGCCCCTGgcctaacaattttaaaaattaaaaatatatttaattttgtgtgtatatatatatatatatctatattacATTGGTGCAGTGTATAGAAcgaaatgaattaatttattattattattattaaagagaGTATTGTAGGAAACTTCACGTTATAATATTGTCTATTGTGCACGGTGGGGtatccataatttttttcagtaaaaaccaaaaaataatttataatatttttatagaaaatattataatattttacaaaaatacataatttcataacaaaagaaattaaaatacttatgtatctttaaattataattaaaaaatttatcagcaattacaaactatttttctcttttaagaaAATAGGGGCATCACAAAGTACTTTGAAAGTGCAAACGGTAATCACTAAGCATGTGAATTAATTGGGGTAACACTATCACCTTCCGAATTGCAATATcgtaattgaattgaattaatcTGACAGCCTAATTTGAATGACGCCAAATTTAATGGCTACTATTGCATCTTCTATCGTTTCAATGATGAATTTCCTCCGAGCTCAACCCTATATAATCTATATCTAcataataatcaatatgaaatataaaataattaatgtgactGGGCCAAGTGTGAATTTACCTTTCCTCTCACTACTGTACATTATTATTTGTATCACAAACTATTTTATTGTTGTGTACAAATACTTTCAGTTCTACGCTTGCATGTCTCATATTTTGACTCATTTCATCTATTAATCATAAACCAATTTAAGCAAAGGCGTTCATGATACATGCTTCTTTATTTCTATCAAACCCAAAAGttgaaatgttatttatttaaacttgaACTCAACCTAGTAcatgtttaaattaaagtttgtaAACATAAATTTGAATCACAAGTATATTGTAAACTCAAATTtgataaaaagtaaatttattataatgagatttatgcttaaatattttttttatttaagtatgTTGATAACATGAAATTTGTTTGGATATCAAAAGTGTTTTATTTCATGTTTCTATtgtaaatatacaaataaaaaatacttttactttAAAAGCAACCATTTGTTGTTTCTTATCCAAACTCAGGTTTGTCCCAAAGATaggttacaaaattaatttttttaaaaattcaaacaagatATATACTAAGTTTGGGATTCTAAAAGTATGTTTTGAAGTTCCCAAACAGGTATTCTATATTTATGATATTTCCCCCAAAAAGTCATGTAATGTATGAACATCCTAACTAGTGCTAGTAAAGAATTATGTATGAAAATGAAATGGTATAAAGACAAATTTACAGTAAGGAGTAAATGGAAAATGAATCAAGAACGGGCAACTCTAAAGAGTTAGCACTGAAAACATATTCAATAGGAAGAATAGATGCCTAACTACCTCCAGCCACATCATGGAGAGATCCGAGGAAGTGACAGTCCAGACAAGGACCTGACTCATATAAATGCATAGTTACAGCCTTAAAAAGTAACAACTTCTGCATTCAGCAATTCAGAttatagtttgaaaatgatATACAGTCATTTACAGGAGGGCAAAAACAAAAGGATTGCCTTTAGTGTTTGAAATTACAAAGGGAGAACAAACTTGTGTTTGATCTTTTAATCTTCTCTGCACAACTATACATGAAAACCTTTCAGGAGTCAAATACATCATTGAAAGTATAAACAAACTTGAAGGCACTCAGCATTTTAACCTATCAAGTTTCAACCATACATCCCTTCACGCTCCCAAACATCCACCAGGAATTCaaccatttcctattttttgaaaatcaaattatcaatttgtaatttttgcATTCTCACCTCAAAAATCCCAGCAAGGAACCATAAATATACACAGCACTTACAGATAAAGGTATGGGCTTGGGGAAAGGTTGTCTAGTTCCAAGCAAACTTTCATAAGTTGCATTCCAACTACAACAAACATAATGACTAATAAGTCATCTACAGGGAGAAACTAAAACAGCGGGAAAACAAATATGATGGAGACTTGAGCTTGTAACAatcaaaataaacagaaaatatATCAATGAAACATTGTGTTTTGGATAATGTGTGCTTCAAGATCTAAAAATATGCCTTGTGCTTTCAACTATTGTTAAATTGcacaaacaagaaagaaaaatagacccaaaaaaaattgacaatacAAGCAAAAGGTAAAGGTTACAGTTTGGCAGTGAATAAGAATGCATTTTAATGATTGTCCAATGAAGTCAACAAAGAGCCAAGCAATAAAAACTTGTGATGGTTATTAAATTACTCCTTCCAGCTGCTCGCCCCgtatcaaaaaaagaaaaggcaagAAAGGAGAGAATTTAGCTAAGATCATGGCCCTATGTGTATTTAGAGCAGGTTAAagattatttacttatttagttAATTGGACCAAATGAAATGCAGTTGACATACTTTAGTCTGGGTTCTcttttttgttggccatgcttccTAGATTTGCCACTTCCAACCCACTGAAGCCTGCTCTCATTCCAGAGAAGAAGGCCTGAAATAAGCAACAGTATGTATGATAGAAATGAACCTTATCTTTATTCTCCCCTTAAACGCAACGAAATTAGGAAAGTAAACATACAAATAATATACAACAGCATACAGTAAAAATTGGTATCACAATAATATATCAATCCAAATCCAAATAATGAACAAAGACAAACCAACTGAAAAACCAACTGAAAAATATCATGTCATGTTCCAACATCTTTGTCGAGCAAACCTTGGTTACATGATTGGGCCATATGGGATGGAGTTTAATCCCCCACTTGTCAACTTTCCCTTCCCTATCAAGCTCCCTTTGGGGGCATTGTTATAttacccaaaaaagaaaaaacaaacaaacaaacttaTGATTTGCTAAAAGTATAGATGAACATtccaatattaattaataggaAGAATAGCAAAAACCAATATAGAACTTGCCTGGGTTTACAAATTCAGGATTGGCCCCTGGGGTAGAAGTTCCACCGCTATGATAGAGAATTTGATTTGATGTACTGACAGACGAGATACTTCTCTGAGATTGAATGTTGCTGTTATCCAGATCACAAGTGCTTGAACTCCAGAAACCATCTGATATGTGTGGTTTTCTTACTGTCTGCCCCTGAATTCTTAGTCCCTTTGCTGGCTCATCCACGGCAATAATTGGTGTGGGTTTCACACAGCATCCAAAACAACCACTGTTCTGTATAAAACAAGttaaataacagaaaaacaaagGCTAATGTAAAGTCAACAAGTGCATGTTGCCCTtactgtgatttttttttcagatttattTCCTTAGAAAGCACTACTATAAAAAGCATTATTAGAAAGAAATaacattctttaaaaaaatattatattgctTCCTAGGAGAAGCACCAATTTCTTGCTTCTCCTTAATAGCAAATTTCCCActttttttgtctatttaaaataaattaatacctTGGTCCAATAGGCTAACacctcaaaaaattaaaaatgcttTTTCCCCCACACAAAAAGTAGTTTTTATTGATTTCACAGCACAGCCAAACACTCTAAATCAGGGAGAAAGTTTTGCACAATATTGTTGATTGTGTAACAACAGCATTGCAACGCATGGACATCAATGTCTTTCTTTGCTCCATCTACAACAGTTGAAAGTTGTGAAACATACTGATTGGCGATACAAGGCTGCAATGTTTCATCTTTACCATCTTAGTACTAGAAGAGAATTAAATATACAAGGACTAAGGAGTGCTGTAGGTAGAAATCCACTCTTCTATTTTAAGTTGTTAACATATCAG
Protein-coding sequences here:
- the LOC100812832 gene encoding uncharacterized protein, which encodes MVMITAWITDLFACMGGCFGCCVKPTPIIAVDEPAKGLRIQGQTVRKPHISDGFWSSSTCDLDNSNIQSQRSISSVSTSNQILYHSGGTSTPGANPEFVNPGLLLWNESRLQWVGSGKSRKHGQQKREPRLNWNATYESLLGTRQPFPKPIPLSEMVEFLVDVWEREGMYG